A window of the Bacillus andreraoultii genome harbors these coding sequences:
- a CDS encoding HD domain-containing protein yields MSIVEKAIEIAAKAHDHQYRKTSKLPYIIHPFSVGILLLQHGYSDIIVAAGILHDTVEDTELTLDEIKLAFGETIAHIVRGASEENKQLSWEERKQATLDHLPNESYEVCLVVCADKLHNIRSIRRELEIEGEKVWNRFNRGRDKQAWYYRGIVRCLREKLDGEELFSQLAKEVEEVFTEKAPTKKDV; encoded by the coding sequence ATGTCCATTGTTGAAAAAGCAATTGAAATAGCTGCAAAGGCACATGATCATCAATACCGAAAAACATCAAAACTTCCGTATATCATCCATCCCTTTTCTGTTGGAATTCTGTTACTACAACATGGATATTCTGATATAATTGTAGCAGCGGGGATTTTGCATGATACAGTAGAAGATACAGAACTTACATTAGATGAAATTAAGTTAGCGTTTGGCGAAACCATTGCACACATTGTAAGAGGTGCTTCTGAAGAAAATAAACAATTAAGTTGGGAAGAACGCAAGCAGGCTACACTTGATCATTTACCGAATGAATCATATGAAGTATGTCTAGTCGTTTGTGCTGATAAACTTCATAATATTAGATCTATCCGTAGGGAGTTAGAAATCGAAGGAGAAAAGGTATGGAATCGTTTCAATCGAGGGCGTGACAAGCAAGCATGGTATTATCGTGGAATTGTCCGTTGTTTACGTGAAAAACTTGATGGAGAGGAACTGTTTTCACAATTAGCAAAAGAAGTTGAGGAAGTCTTTACAGAAAAGGCACCGACGAAAAAAGATGTGTGA
- a CDS encoding histidine phosphatase family protein → MVTHAVTVRAVLSICFNISLEKFWEGPFIHGTSLTIVSWDGKDEKMGDMSHIHLQNK, encoded by the coding sequence ATCGTCACACATGCAGTAACCGTTCGAGCCGTTTTGTCAATTTGTTTTAATATTTCACTTGAAAAATTTTGGGAAGGACCCTTCATCCATGGAACGAGCCTTACAATTGTTTCATGGGACGGTAAAGATGAGAAAATGGGGGATATGAGTCATATTCATTTGCAAAATAAATAG
- a CDS encoding nuclear transport factor 2 family protein, whose product MVEREKIIENYFQSWIKKNCQILRKTFDLNAVYSECYGPEYHGLEIIERWFADWNKRGTVLLWDIKQFIHQGNLTVVEWYFNYEYDGVVGEFDGVSLVEFNNDNYIVNLKEFQSKTPHYSPYK is encoded by the coding sequence ATGGTTGAGCGAGAAAAAATTATCGAAAACTATTTTCAGTCTTGGATAAAGAAGAATTGTCAAATATTGAGAAAAACTTTTGACTTAAACGCAGTATATAGTGAATGTTATGGACCTGAATACCATGGATTAGAAATAATCGAAAGATGGTTTGCGGATTGGAATAAGAGAGGAACAGTTTTATTATGGGATATAAAACAATTTATACATCAAGGCAATTTAACAGTTGTTGAATGGTACTTTAATTATGAATATGACGGAGTGGTCGGAGAATTTGATGGTGTATCTTTAGTTGAATTTAATAATGATAACTACATTGTAAACTTAAAAGAGTTCCAATCAAAAACACCACACTATAGCCCATACAAGTAA
- a CDS encoding GNAT family N-acetyltransferase codes for MKIREAKINDIVELTSLVEQLGYPTTIESMKTRFNNIESSPDYHTLLASFDGKIVGMIGLIKGYYYEMDGSYVRIVAFVVDSKFRGKGIGKKLLEEAESWARSIGATGIGLNSGNRSERFNAHKFYKNMGYVEKSIGFAKSLI; via the coding sequence ATGAAAATCAGAGAAGCAAAAATAAATGATATTGTGGAATTAACTTCACTGGTGGAACAACTTGGTTATCCTACAACAATTGAAAGTATGAAAACACGATTTAATAATATTGAATCGAGTCCTGACTATCACACTTTATTGGCTTCTTTTGATGGCAAAATAGTTGGGATGATAGGATTGATTAAAGGTTATTATTATGAAATGGATGGCTCCTATGTTCGTATTGTAGCCTTTGTTGTAGATTCTAAATTTCGTGGAAAAGGGATAGGGAAAAAACTTTTGGAAGAAGCAGAATCTTGGGCAAGAAGCATTGGAGCTACTGGTATCGGATTAAATAGTGGGAACCGATCAGAGAGATTTAATGCACATAAATTTTACAAAAATATGGGATATGTAGAAAAAAGTATCGGTTTCGCAAAAAGTCTTATCTAA
- a CDS encoding carboxymuconolactone decarboxylase family protein has protein sequence MARIAESNFGESPFQKLLGHNQEVMKGWNQLGDVLEKDGRLTSQLKEQVRRTLAQKNGCEYCKAKGKPDPVNFDEKTSIAVGFAEVFLMQKSDIADSSFDILKDYFTEEEISELCAFISFTTASQYFGAMMKLEPENN, from the coding sequence ATGGCAAGAATTGCTGAATCTAATTTTGGGGAATCACCTTTTCAAAAACTGTTGGGGCATAATCAAGAGGTAATGAAAGGATGGAATCAGTTAGGAGATGTGTTAGAAAAAGACGGACGACTAACTTCTCAATTAAAAGAACAAGTAAGAAGAACATTAGCTCAAAAAAACGGGTGTGAGTATTGTAAGGCCAAAGGAAAACCAGATCCGGTTAATTTTGATGAAAAAACATCCATTGCAGTAGGATTTGCAGAAGTCTTTTTAATGCAAAAGAGTGATATCGCTGATTCAAGTTTTGATATTTTGAAAGACTATTTCACTGAAGAAGAAATAAGTGAATTATGTGCATTCATTTCTTTTACTACCGCTTCACAATATTTTGGCGCAATGATGAAATTAGAACCTGAAAATAACTAA
- a CDS encoding Tn7 transposase TnsA N-terminal domain-containing protein, which translates to MFSDLEYEHWLLIESDPNIVDFCEQPLKVTSYINGKAKSSIFDIYIKYADGKQEFREIKYSTELNKANIIDQIAVQRAWCDENGYEHLVQTEIEIRENRLLLSNLKLILKTIKQYDTPTDIEKYKVQKIVNENLPHRMSLQTLLQHSKIVTHRFYLTIGWMIINGELQSNISQSYFGLNTEVWINE; encoded by the coding sequence TTGTTTAGTGATTTGGAGTATGAGCATTGGTTGCTTATAGAATCCGATCCAAATATTGTTGATTTTTGCGAACAACCTCTAAAAGTAACTAGCTATATTAATGGTAAAGCCAAAAGTTCAATCTTCGATATATATATTAAGTATGCAGATGGTAAACAAGAATTTAGAGAAATTAAATATTCTACAGAACTTAATAAAGCTAATATAATTGATCAAATCGCTGTTCAAAGGGCTTGGTGTGACGAAAATGGATACGAACATCTAGTCCAAACTGAGATTGAAATTCGAGAAAATAGGTTACTACTATCTAATTTGAAACTCATATTAAAAACAATCAAACAATATGATACCCCCACTGATATTGAAAAATATAAAGTCCAAAAAATCGTAAATGAAAACTTACCTCATAGAATGTCTCTTCAAACCCTGTTACAACATTCAAAAATAGTTACCCATAGATTTTATTTAACAATTGGCTGGATGATTATTAATGGGGAACTACAGTCCAACATATCCCAAAGTTATTTCGGGCTTAATACCGAGGTGTGGATAAATGAGTAG
- a CDS encoding TniQ family protein: MISQFTWSVNWIQDYESPWGILEKFKWANAVDGNTVLALIGNENVKQLKNISNAGSRHRNLIYFFSIDSKMTERIIGMDLKDYHDNLVEKIIHIIPNIKNESSYFHTHLSYCPSCLSEGYHSILHQIKFFDYCIYHPKQKIIDRCIKCNRLMPEYLINKGNQEAFHCNCGHDFLYSKNIRSIFLSWKKQLKIQNNIIKSWLKLPRKEIHKYYLIYPFDNYKKYLEVDKKDKDYLRLIPELLINAFSEDTLNKEIIKISSGAEIFNIRNNHLQLKDNYKELFPHLFSFSSYNFKEKYRIDSIYFEIYKQTRAIYKAITRYILRKIIKEHSKCVKIFNKARQNGDICPHAFAFVLWKMECEGVDAFWKIENHHKSYKTYEFKCLSERFSIYLAGSFMTHLEELLNPTSTENRLSLMDCNISSIKYIIDKILSHLLIERYIKWLEVVQNPKKFNRIYPDDSIPMYIAKIPQSFHGEISFYFPKNRIDYMKNIIQDISENLPCPFNKRVKYPPFRSPIRIAIDKMDS; the protein is encoded by the coding sequence GTGATCTCTCAATTTACTTGGTCTGTTAATTGGATTCAGGATTATGAATCTCCTTGGGGAATACTTGAAAAGTTTAAGTGGGCTAATGCTGTTGATGGAAATACTGTTTTAGCATTAATCGGAAATGAAAATGTTAAGCAGTTAAAAAATATATCAAATGCTGGTAGCCGTCACCGTAACTTGATTTATTTTTTTAGCATTGATTCTAAAATGACTGAAAGAATAATTGGAATGGATCTAAAAGACTACCATGATAACTTAGTAGAGAAAATAATACATATAATCCCTAACATTAAGAATGAAAGTAGTTATTTTCACACCCATTTGTCATATTGCCCTAGTTGCTTGAGTGAAGGATATCATAGTATTTTACACCAAATTAAATTTTTTGATTACTGTATTTATCATCCTAAACAAAAAATAATTGATAGGTGCATAAAATGTAATCGATTAATGCCAGAATATCTTATTAATAAAGGTAATCAAGAGGCTTTTCATTGCAACTGCGGCCACGATTTTCTTTACTCAAAAAACATAAGATCTATATTTTTATCATGGAAAAAGCAACTAAAAATACAAAATAACATTATAAAGTCTTGGCTTAAATTACCTAGAAAAGAAATTCATAAATACTATCTAATTTACCCCTTTGATAATTATAAAAAATATCTTGAAGTTGATAAAAAAGATAAGGATTACCTGAGACTCATACCCGAATTATTAATTAATGCTTTTAGTGAGGATACTCTGAATAAAGAAATAATAAAAATTTCCTCTGGGGCAGAAATCTTTAATATTAGAAATAATCATCTACAATTAAAAGATAATTATAAAGAACTTTTTCCTCATCTATTTTCTTTTTCGTCCTATAATTTCAAAGAAAAATATAGAATAGACAGTATCTACTTTGAAATTTATAAACAAACTAGAGCTATATATAAAGCTATTACTCGATATATTCTCCGTAAGATTATTAAAGAACACAGCAAATGTGTGAAAATATTTAATAAAGCAAGGCAGAACGGTGATATATGTCCTCACGCATTTGCATTTGTTTTATGGAAAATGGAATGTGAAGGTGTTGATGCTTTTTGGAAAATAGAAAATCATCATAAATCATATAAAACCTATGAATTTAAATGTTTGAGTGAAAGGTTTAGTATCTATCTTGCCGGCTCCTTCATGACTCACTTGGAGGAATTATTAAATCCAACCTCCACGGAGAACAGATTGAGTTTAATGGACTGCAATATTAGTAGTATAAAATATATAATTGACAAAATTCTTTCACACTTATTAATTGAACGTTATATTAAATGGCTGGAGGTAGTACAAAATCCGAAAAAGTTTAATCGTATTTATCCGGATGATTCCATACCAATGTACATCGCTAAGATTCCCCAAAGTTTTCATGGGGAAATAAGTTTCTACTTTCCGAAAAACCGCATTGATTATATGAAAAATATTATTCAGGATATAAGTGAAAATCTTCCCTGTCCTTTTAATAAGAGGGTTAAATATCCTCCTTTTAGATCTCCAATCAGAATTGCTATTGATAAAATGGATTCTTAA
- a CDS encoding Lrp/AsnC family transcriptional regulator codes for MKIDDIDKKIIDELNHNSRLSMSELGRRVNLSSPSVTERVRQMESFGIIKKYTLEVDYEKLGLPIQCIIEATVKNGDYKSFKSFIEQLPNVEFCYRIAGSACYMIKMQFETFRYAEKFIDEVSPIALTITHFIFSQVPTNMNFNMD; via the coding sequence ATGAAAATAGATGATATTGACAAAAAAATCATAGATGAACTGAATCATAACAGTCGTTTATCAATGAGTGAACTTGGGAGAAGGGTGAATCTGTCCTCACCATCAGTAACAGAACGGGTAAGACAAATGGAGTCATTTGGAATTATAAAAAAATATACTTTGGAAGTTGATTATGAGAAATTAGGTTTACCAATCCAGTGCATAATTGAAGCAACCGTTAAAAATGGTGACTATAAATCTTTTAAGAGTTTTATAGAACAACTTCCAAACGTAGAATTTTGTTATCGAATAGCAGGAAGTGCTTGTTATATGATTAAAATGCAGTTTGAAACTTTCAGGTATGCAGAAAAATTCATTGATGAAGTAAGTCCAATTGCACTAACTATAACACATTTTATATTTTCACAAGTTCCAACAAATATGAACTTTAATATGGACTAA
- a CDS encoding CotH kinase family protein, whose product MIEEIPKINIVIKPRHIKRLQNNIWSERSVPAKIKIKDIFYDCGITYRGNHTRTFEKKSYRVIFNEFNDNFNGNEIHLNAEYRDPSLIRNKLSQDFFKLINALAPGSQHIFVEINGKPRGIYLQLESVDKNFLYNRRKPDGAIFYATSNQANFSLFTADNEPKKSLLSGYELKEGKETDFQALEQFIIKINTLPRAEFGKEIIKYVDVKNYLLWLCGIVCTQNFDGFIQNYALYQNKETGLFEIIPWDYDATWGRDWDGKVMEYDYVPIEGYNTLTARILDVSEFREQYRTMLKEILNTIFTTSFLAPQIFNLYHQLEPYVMQDPYKKNSYRLFKREPEVILQFIENRNQFLREQLKKLK is encoded by the coding sequence ATGATAGAGGAAATCCCCAAAATAAATATAGTTATTAAACCAAGACATATTAAAAGACTTCAAAATAATATTTGGAGTGAGAGATCAGTACCAGCAAAAATAAAAATAAAAGATATCTTTTATGATTGTGGCATCACTTATCGTGGTAATCATACAAGAACATTTGAAAAGAAATCTTATCGCGTGATATTCAATGAATTTAATGACAATTTTAATGGAAATGAGATTCATTTAAATGCAGAATATCGTGATCCTTCTCTCATTCGCAACAAGCTTTCACAAGATTTTTTTAAACTGATTAACGCTTTAGCTCCCGGATCACAACATATCTTTGTTGAAATAAATGGGAAACCAAGAGGCATTTATTTACAGCTTGAATCCGTTGATAAGAATTTTTTATACAATCGCAGAAAGCCTGATGGAGCAATTTTTTACGCAACATCAAATCAGGCAAACTTTTCACTTTTTACCGCTGATAATGAGCCGAAAAAATCACTCTTATCTGGATATGAATTGAAGGAAGGGAAGGAAACAGATTTTCAAGCTTTAGAGCAGTTTATAATAAAAATTAATACATTACCAAGAGCAGAATTTGGGAAGGAAATAATAAAATATGTCGACGTGAAAAATTATTTACTGTGGCTTTGTGGAATTGTTTGCACTCAAAATTTTGATGGTTTTATCCAGAATTATGCACTATATCAAAATAAAGAAACTGGTTTATTTGAAATCATCCCTTGGGATTACGATGCGACTTGGGGAAGAGATTGGGATGGGAAAGTGATGGAGTATGATTATGTTCCAATAGAGGGATATAATACACTCACCGCTCGTATTCTTGATGTGAGCGAATTCCGAGAGCAATACCGTACCATGCTTAAAGAAATTTTAAACACCATTTTTACAACAAGTTTCTTAGCACCACAAATTTTCAACCTCTATCATCAACTCGAACCTTATGTAATGCAAGACCCCTATAAGAAAAATTCCTACCGTTTGTTTAAAAGAGAACCAGAAGTAATTTTACAATTTATAGAAAATCGAAATCAATTCCTCCGAGAACAGTTAAAGAAGCTTAAATGA
- a CDS encoding SLC13 family permease produces the protein MELSITFIILLVTVILFINGRIRADLVAILSLLALTIFGILDPEEALSGFSNSTVIMMAGLFVVGGGILRTGLAQKGSQIILQYANNSETKLFIYLLIVVAIVGSFISNTGTVAIMLPVVISIALRMKVSASKFLIPLAFAANLSGFMTLISTPTNLLVSQTLVDHGFKKLGFFSITPLGIISFIIGIGYLLLVRNTLLPNEDSKKVANNQTSSPAKLIKQYHLHQVLHRIKVLENSPIIHKKLYELKLTSKYHLVVLKIERNQGEGIHLLQSTLQEMAGPESEILANDILYVQGSPEQVAKFTVDYNLEIEPHNENEIFVSKTIGLVEVLLNTGSNLINKKVSDSGFREKYNLNIIGVNRRGSFISEDISDVQLRFGDALLVQGTWEEIEFLSKDTSDVVVVGTPKEFASQATANGKAPIAASILLLMILLMIFDVFPTVISVLIAAVLMILTGSLRNMDDAYGQINWNTVVLIGAMLPWGTALEKTGGMTLISEGIVHVLGQFGPVGILAGIYLVTTIFGQFVSNTATTVLFAPIAMNAALNIGVSPYPFMMAVATAACMSFATPFSSPTNALVMAAGDYTFMDFFKVGIPLMFIMFVVMILVIPIIYPF, from the coding sequence ATGGAACTTTCAATCACATTCATTATTTTATTAGTAACAGTAATACTTTTCATTAATGGTCGGATTCGTGCTGATTTAGTTGCCATATTATCGTTATTAGCTTTAACTATTTTTGGTATTCTCGATCCGGAAGAAGCATTGTCCGGTTTTTCAAATTCGACAGTCATTATGATGGCCGGTCTTTTTGTCGTTGGTGGGGGAATTCTTCGTACAGGGCTTGCACAAAAAGGAAGTCAAATCATTTTACAATACGCAAATAACAGTGAAACAAAGTTATTTATTTACCTACTCATTGTTGTCGCTATTGTTGGATCTTTTATTAGTAATACGGGAACTGTTGCCATAATGCTGCCAGTTGTCATTTCAATAGCCTTAAGAATGAAAGTAAGTGCATCGAAGTTTTTAATACCTCTTGCATTTGCAGCGAACTTATCTGGATTTATGACATTAATTTCAACACCTACCAATCTTCTTGTTAGTCAAACATTAGTTGACCATGGTTTTAAAAAGCTTGGTTTTTTCAGCATTACACCATTAGGGATTATTTCGTTTATCATCGGCATTGGCTATTTATTGCTCGTTCGAAATACGTTATTACCTAATGAAGATAGTAAAAAAGTCGCAAATAATCAAACAAGTTCTCCAGCTAAATTAATAAAACAATACCATTTACATCAAGTGTTACATCGAATAAAGGTTTTAGAAAATTCACCAATAATACATAAAAAGTTATACGAACTTAAACTAACATCAAAATATCACCTTGTTGTATTAAAAATTGAAAGAAATCAAGGGGAAGGTATCCATCTTTTACAAAGTACATTACAAGAGATGGCTGGACCAGAAAGTGAAATTCTTGCTAATGACATTTTGTATGTCCAGGGCTCACCTGAACAAGTGGCAAAATTCACAGTCGATTATAACTTAGAAATTGAGCCACATAATGAAAATGAAATATTTGTTTCAAAAACAATTGGACTTGTTGAAGTTCTACTTAATACAGGATCAAATTTAATAAATAAAAAAGTATCCGATTCTGGTTTCCGTGAGAAGTATAACTTAAATATAATTGGTGTTAACCGAAGAGGATCATTTATTTCAGAGGATATTTCCGATGTACAACTCCGGTTTGGGGATGCGCTTTTAGTCCAAGGAACATGGGAAGAAATAGAATTTTTATCTAAAGATACAAGTGATGTTGTTGTCGTTGGTACGCCAAAAGAATTTGCTTCTCAAGCAACTGCAAATGGGAAAGCCCCTATTGCTGCTTCGATATTACTACTTATGATATTACTTATGATTTTTGATGTATTTCCAACTGTTATATCTGTATTAATTGCGGCGGTTCTCATGATTTTAACCGGAAGTTTACGAAACATGGATGATGCTTATGGTCAAATTAATTGGAATACCGTCGTATTAATTGGTGCAATGCTCCCATGGGGGACTGCGCTCGAAAAAACAGGAGGAATGACGTTAATTTCAGAAGGGATTGTCCATGTTCTTGGACAATTCGGGCCCGTTGGAATTTTAGCGGGAATTTATCTTGTGACAACTATTTTTGGTCAATTTGTTAGCAACACGGCAACAACAGTTTTATTTGCACCGATTGCTATGAATGCAGCCTTAAATATCGGAGTGAGTCCTTATCCATTTATGATGGCTGTCGCAACTGCTGCTTGTATGTCATTTGCTACACCTTTTTCTTCACCAACAAATGCGTTAGTCATGGCAGCGGGAGATTATACCTTTATGGATTTCTTTAAAGTCGGTATCCCGTTAATGTTTATTATGTTCGTTGTAATGATCCTTGTCATTCCAATCATCTATCCATTTTAA
- a CDS encoding ATP-binding protein, whose protein sequence is MSETLESNHVNRDTKRPYIPKGTHPIETGKYLISTNEIDRMYQTVNKWIENRTPGAIIYGRPRLGKTRAISYLLNYLPQDFGENTPMYHIRCRKYKNPNENFFFEDLLNAVGHSIITNGKSNMKRTRLLRFLVERADFAGNNKVIFFIDDAQRLVEINYDWLMDLYNDLDHYGITLTTILVGQKELVHQRSAFISGEMFQIVGRFMSQEYQFKGITSLNDLKICLMGYDDYCEYPSNSNWSFTKYFLSDSFIRGYRLQHSAEELFQVFVNLRREYGLPQKVEIPMQYITLTIEYALKRFGNNGLDLATIEKSHWEEAINNSGYIQSELYQIN, encoded by the coding sequence ATGTCAGAAACCCTAGAATCGAATCATGTTAATAGGGATACAAAAAGGCCCTATATCCCAAAAGGAACGCATCCTATTGAAACTGGTAAATATTTAATCTCAACAAACGAGATTGATAGAATGTATCAAACGGTAAATAAATGGATTGAAAACAGAACGCCGGGTGCTATAATATATGGTCGTCCTAGGCTTGGCAAAACGAGAGCTATATCATATTTACTCAATTACTTGCCACAAGATTTTGGTGAAAATACGCCAATGTATCATATCCGTTGCCGAAAATATAAAAATCCTAATGAAAATTTTTTCTTTGAAGACTTATTAAACGCCGTTGGACATTCAATAATTACAAACGGAAAATCCAATATGAAAAGAACAAGGCTATTAAGATTTCTAGTAGAACGTGCTGACTTTGCTGGTAATAATAAGGTTATTTTTTTTATTGATGATGCTCAAAGACTTGTAGAAATTAATTATGATTGGTTAATGGATTTATATAACGATTTAGATCATTATGGTATAACTCTAACTACTATTTTGGTTGGACAAAAAGAATTGGTTCACCAAAGATCTGCATTTATTAGCGGAGAGATGTTTCAGATAGTAGGTCGCTTTATGAGCCAAGAATATCAATTTAAAGGAATTACATCTTTAAATGATTTAAAGATTTGTTTGATGGGATATGATGATTATTGTGAATACCCCTCAAATAGTAATTGGTCTTTCACCAAATATTTCTTATCTGATTCCTTTATAAGAGGTTATAGATTACAACATTCCGCTGAAGAATTATTCCAGGTTTTTGTTAATTTAAGAAGGGAGTATGGTCTACCACAAAAAGTTGAAATTCCCATGCAATATATAACTTTGACAATCGAATATGCCTTAAAACGATTTGGAAATAACGGTTTGGATTTGGCAACAATAGAAAAATCTCATTGGGAAGAAGCTATTAACAATTCTGGTTACATTCAATCAGAATTGTATCAAATTAATTAG